One segment of Pontibacter akesuensis DNA contains the following:
- a CDS encoding acyl carrier protein: protein MSEIAEKVKAIIIDKLGVEEAEVTPEASFTNDLGADSLDTVELIMEFEKEFNVSIPDDQAENISTVGQAVSYLEEHAK, encoded by the coding sequence ATGTCAGAAATCGCAGAAAAAGTAAAAGCTATCATCATCGATAAGCTTGGTGTTGAAGAGGCAGAGGTTACACCAGAGGCAAGCTTCACAAATGACCTGGGTGCCGATTCACTAGATACTGTTGAGCTTATCATGGAATTCGAAAAAGAATTCAATGTGTCTATTCCGGATGATCAGGCTGAAAACATCTCTACTGTAGGTCAGGCGGTAAGCTACCTGGAAGAGCACGCGAAGTAA
- the nadE gene encoding NAD(+) synthase, whose amino-acid sequence MEETRLVLAAAALNQTPMDWDGNLKNIQDAITKAKNNNADILLLPELAVSGYGCEDMFLSPWLSEMAFEHLLQLKEWCDGITVAVGVSVFYKLKVYNTACVIKNKEIVGFTAKQFLANDGVHYEPRWFTPWPADVVEEFEVNGQRYPIGDIIYEEKGVKYAFEICEDAWRPNRPAERHMPKGVQLILNPSASHFALSKTDVRHRLVVDASKKYQCAYMYANLLGNEAGRMIYDGEVLIAQNGKLIRRNELLCFKDVDLECAEVCFSRNPTIEEVIEYLPPIDENKELMAALSLALFDYMRKSRSRGFVLSLSGGADSSACAVAVAEVARRGVESLGLEPFMKKALLFSPAEIAEVSALPEEQAQKALVKKLLTTAYQGTVNSSDDTYQSAKELAASIGAKFYNWTIDEVVRNYTSTIEEVLGRDLTWEQDDVTLQNIQARVRAPGIWMLANIQNGLLMATSNRSEASVGYATMDGDTAGGISPIAGIDKAFIRQFLIWAQQELGYIGLQYVNNLQPSAELRPAEEEQTDEKDLMPYEVLNQIERLAFHDRYSPLEVYDILLKDGVADGATLKGWITKYYSLWSRNQWKRDRYAPSFHLDDYNLDPRSWLRFPILSGGFREELQLLKDR is encoded by the coding sequence ATGGAAGAAACGAGACTCGTACTGGCTGCCGCAGCCCTCAACCAAACCCCTATGGACTGGGACGGCAACCTGAAAAACATTCAAGACGCCATTACCAAGGCGAAAAATAACAACGCTGATATTCTGCTGCTCCCCGAACTGGCTGTTTCCGGCTATGGCTGCGAAGACATGTTCCTGAGCCCCTGGCTCTCGGAGATGGCCTTTGAGCACCTGCTGCAGCTAAAGGAGTGGTGCGATGGCATAACGGTAGCGGTGGGCGTATCGGTGTTCTACAAGCTGAAAGTGTACAACACAGCCTGCGTAATCAAGAACAAAGAGATTGTGGGCTTCACGGCAAAGCAATTTTTGGCAAACGATGGCGTGCACTACGAGCCGCGCTGGTTTACGCCCTGGCCTGCCGATGTAGTAGAAGAATTTGAAGTAAACGGACAGCGCTATCCTATAGGCGACATCATTTACGAAGAGAAGGGTGTGAAGTATGCCTTTGAGATTTGTGAAGATGCCTGGCGACCGAACCGCCCCGCAGAGCGCCACATGCCAAAAGGTGTGCAGCTTATACTTAACCCCAGCGCCAGCCACTTTGCCCTAAGCAAAACAGACGTGCGCCACAGGCTGGTGGTGGATGCCTCTAAGAAATACCAGTGCGCCTACATGTACGCCAACCTGCTGGGCAACGAGGCGGGCCGCATGATCTATGACGGCGAGGTGCTGATTGCGCAGAACGGTAAACTGATTCGCCGCAACGAGCTGCTTTGCTTTAAGGATGTGGATTTGGAGTGCGCGGAAGTATGCTTCTCCAGGAATCCAACTATTGAAGAAGTGATTGAGTACCTGCCGCCGATTGATGAGAACAAGGAACTGATGGCGGCCCTTAGTCTGGCCCTGTTCGATTACATGCGCAAGAGCCGCAGCCGTGGTTTTGTGCTGTCGCTTAGCGGTGGCGCCGACTCGTCAGCGTGTGCTGTGGCTGTGGCCGAGGTAGCACGTCGTGGCGTGGAAAGTTTGGGTCTGGAACCCTTCATGAAGAAAGCACTGCTTTTCTCGCCAGCGGAAATAGCGGAAGTCTCCGCGCTGCCAGAGGAACAGGCCCAGAAAGCGCTCGTAAAGAAACTGCTGACAACCGCTTACCAGGGCACCGTGAACTCTTCGGATGATACCTACCAGTCAGCGAAGGAACTGGCTGCTTCCATCGGAGCGAAGTTCTATAACTGGACGATTGACGAAGTGGTGCGCAATTATACTTCCACAATAGAGGAAGTACTGGGCCGCGACCTGACATGGGAGCAGGACGACGTGACGCTGCAGAACATACAAGCCCGCGTGCGTGCCCCCGGCATCTGGATGCTGGCGAATATCCAGAACGGCTTGCTGATGGCCACCTCTAACCGCAGCGAGGCCTCTGTTGGCTATGCTACGATGGATGGTGACACAGCCGGCGGTATTTCGCCTATCGCCGGGATCGATAAGGCTTTTATCCGGCAGTTTCTGATTTGGGCGCAGCAGGAGTTGGGCTACATTGGCCTGCAGTACGTGAACAACCTGCAGCCAAGTGCTGAGCTTCGGCCTGCAGAAGAGGAGCAGACGGATGAGAAGGACCTGATGCCGTACGAGGTGCTGAACCAGATTGAGCGACTGGCCTTCCACGACCGCTACTCGCCGCTGGAAGTATACGACATTCTGCTGAAGGACGGTGTGGCAGACGGCGCAACGCTGAAGGGCTGGATCACGAAATACTACAGCCTGTGGTCCCGAAACCAGTGGAAGCGCGATCGCTACGCGCCATCGTTCCACCTCGACGATTACAACCTGGACCCCCGCAGCTGGCTGCGCTTCCCGATTCTGAGCGGAGGCTTCCGGGAAGAGCTGCAACTGCTCAAAGACAGATAG
- a CDS encoding alpha/beta hydrolase — MNEHSLTVPRTARYYTLGTPSASIKDLWIVCHGYGQLARYFLRHFSALDNGQTLVVAPEALSRFYLERFSGRIGATWMTKEDRLSEIEDQASYLNLLLREQLQQLPQDVRITVLGFSQGGATVSRWLATQNVPVHRLILWAASFPEDIDFSSGKAAFANLPVAVVYGMQDEFITPEALANKQQLMHQLGINSQVYTFEGGHSIDAATLALVNEQLHVM, encoded by the coding sequence ATGAACGAACATAGCCTTACGGTACCCCGCACTGCCCGTTATTATACCTTGGGCACGCCTTCGGCAAGTATAAAAGACCTTTGGATTGTGTGCCACGGGTACGGCCAGCTGGCGCGCTACTTTTTGCGTCATTTTTCTGCGCTGGATAACGGGCAAACGCTTGTTGTGGCACCCGAGGCATTGTCTAGGTTTTACCTGGAGCGCTTTTCCGGCCGCATCGGTGCCACCTGGATGACGAAGGAAGACCGCCTGTCCGAAATAGAGGACCAGGCCAGCTACCTGAACCTGCTCCTGCGTGAGCAACTGCAGCAGCTACCGCAGGATGTGCGCATTACCGTACTTGGCTTCTCGCAGGGTGGCGCCACGGTTAGCCGCTGGCTGGCTACGCAAAACGTGCCCGTGCACCGCCTCATTCTCTGGGCCGCCTCCTTCCCCGAAGACATCGACTTCTCCTCCGGCAAGGCAGCCTTTGCCAACCTTCCTGTCGCCGTGGTGTATGGCATGCAGGATGAGTTTATCACCCCCGAAGCACTTGCGAACAAGCAGCAACTCATGCATCAGCTCGGTATAAATTCGCAGGTTTATACGTTTGAGGGCGGCCACAGCATAGATGCAGCCACATTGGCACTGGTGAACGAGCAGTTGCATGTGATGTAA
- a CDS encoding VOC family protein, producing the protein MEIKKIKETCLYVADLERSKAFYHGKLGFALIGEVQNRHVFFRAGGSVLLCFLAEVSKESKKLPPHFGSGELHLAFEVEREQYAPWKQKVEELGIAIEQEYDWGGGFLSFYFRDPDRHLLEVVMGGMWER; encoded by the coding sequence ATGGAGATAAAGAAAATAAAGGAGACCTGCCTGTATGTGGCAGACCTGGAAAGGAGCAAGGCCTTCTACCACGGCAAACTAGGCTTTGCGCTGATAGGGGAAGTGCAGAACAGGCATGTGTTTTTCAGGGCCGGGGGATCGGTGTTGTTGTGCTTTCTGGCAGAGGTTTCGAAGGAATCCAAAAAATTGCCGCCTCATTTCGGCTCAGGCGAGCTGCACCTGGCCTTCGAGGTGGAGCGGGAGCAGTATGCGCCTTGGAAACAGAAAGTAGAGGAATTGGGCATTGCCATAGAGCAGGAGTATGACTGGGGCGGCGGCTTCCTGTCGTTCTACTTCCGCGACCCGGACCGGCACCTGCTGGAGGTGGTAATGGGGGGCATGTGGGAGCGGTGA
- a CDS encoding saccharopine dehydrogenase C-terminal domain-containing protein codes for MKKILLLGAGRSASSLISYLLDNAPAENWEVAIGDINVAHLQPLVEPLAFAKTITFDVHDTEQRAQEVNAADLVISLLPAVFHIEVAKECLAQEKHLITASYVSAAFLALHEEAQQKNLTILMESGLDPGIDHMSAMRVIRSIKAAGGKLTTFKSYTGGLVAPESDNNPWNYKFTWNPRNVVLAGQGTAKYIKKGQYKYIPYHKLFKRTDTFYVEGYGHFEGYANRDSLSYREPYELLDIPTMLRGTLRRQGYCEAWDVFVQLGLTDDSYDLDGSDQMTYRTFVEAFLPPASAATQSMAERISLYLGIPADGDVMQKLEWLGLFEETPVALAAATPAQILEKILKEKWTLAPGDKDMIVMQHQFGYTLNGEQREVTSTLVAKGDDEVQTAMAKTVGLPVGILAKLLLQGKITRRGVVIPIFPELYEPVLDELEAYGIRFVEKEVVGEKAG; via the coding sequence ATGAAAAAAATATTGCTTCTCGGAGCTGGTCGCTCGGCCTCTTCCCTCATCAGCTATTTACTCGATAATGCCCCTGCCGAAAACTGGGAGGTTGCGATCGGCGACATCAACGTGGCGCACCTGCAGCCCCTGGTGGAGCCGCTCGCTTTTGCCAAAACCATTACCTTTGATGTGCATGATACGGAGCAGCGCGCGCAGGAAGTAAACGCTGCCGACCTGGTAATTTCGCTGTTGCCGGCTGTCTTTCACATTGAGGTGGCCAAAGAGTGCCTGGCGCAGGAGAAGCACCTGATCACGGCCAGTTATGTGTCGGCGGCTTTCCTGGCGCTGCACGAGGAGGCACAGCAGAAGAACCTCACCATTCTGATGGAGTCTGGCCTCGATCCCGGTATTGACCACATGTCGGCCATGCGGGTGATCCGAAGTATAAAGGCGGCGGGCGGCAAGCTTACCACGTTCAAATCGTACACGGGCGGGCTGGTGGCACCCGAATCAGACAACAACCCCTGGAACTACAAGTTTACCTGGAACCCGCGCAACGTGGTGCTGGCCGGTCAGGGCACGGCAAAGTACATCAAGAAGGGACAGTACAAGTATATTCCGTACCATAAGCTGTTTAAGCGCACCGATACCTTTTATGTGGAGGGCTACGGCCATTTTGAGGGCTATGCCAACCGCGATTCGCTCAGTTACCGCGAGCCATACGAGCTGCTCGATATCCCGACGATGCTGCGCGGTACGCTGCGCCGGCAGGGCTACTGTGAAGCGTGGGATGTGTTTGTGCAACTCGGCCTCACCGACGACAGCTATGACCTGGACGGCTCCGACCAGATGACGTACCGCACGTTTGTGGAAGCCTTTCTGCCTCCTGCCAGTGCGGCCACGCAAAGTATGGCCGAGCGCATCAGCTTATACTTAGGCATCCCTGCCGATGGCGACGTGATGCAGAAGCTGGAGTGGCTTGGTTTGTTTGAAGAAACGCCTGTGGCACTGGCTGCCGCTACGCCGGCGCAGATTCTGGAGAAGATCCTGAAGGAGAAATGGACACTGGCGCCCGGCGATAAAGACATGATTGTGATGCAGCACCAGTTCGGGTATACCCTGAACGGAGAGCAGCGCGAGGTGACGTCTACATTGGTGGCCAAAGGCGACGATGAGGTGCAGACGGCCATGGCGAAAACAGTGGGTTTGCCTGTGGGCATACTTGCCAAGCTGTTGCTACAGGGCAAAATTACGCGCCGCGGCGTGGTGATTCCGATTTTCCCGGAGCTGTACGAGCCGGTATTGGATGAGCTGGAGGCGTACGGGATCAGATTTGTAGAGAAAGAGGTAGTGGGGGAGAAGGCAGGATAA
- a CDS encoding MarC family protein, protein MFSLKEIASVTLTLFAVIDIVGSIPIIIDLRKREGKIESEKATVISGVLMIAFLFLGQSILKLFGIDFESFAMAGAIIIFLIGLEMILGKDFFHSDPESQSGSIVPLAFPLIVGAGTMTTLLSLRAAYSLPNVLVGIVLNLVFVYLVLKGSSWIERKLGKAGANVLRKVFGIILLAIAIKLFKTNL, encoded by the coding sequence GTGTTCAGTTTAAAAGAGATCGCGTCGGTTACACTCACGCTGTTTGCCGTGATTGATATTGTCGGCTCCATCCCCATCATCATTGACCTCCGCAAACGCGAAGGCAAAATAGAGTCAGAGAAGGCCACTGTTATTTCGGGTGTGCTGATGATTGCATTTCTGTTTCTGGGCCAGTCCATCCTAAAGCTTTTCGGCATTGATTTCGAGTCATTTGCCATGGCAGGTGCCATTATCATTTTCCTGATCGGTTTGGAGATGATCCTGGGAAAAGACTTTTTCCATTCTGACCCTGAGTCGCAGAGCGGCTCCATTGTACCGCTGGCTTTCCCGCTCATCGTAGGCGCCGGCACCATGACAACGCTGCTTTCGCTGCGTGCCGCTTACTCGCTGCCAAACGTGTTGGTAGGTATTGTGCTAAACCTGGTGTTCGTATACCTGGTACTGAAGGGCAGCAGTTGGATTGAGCGCAAACTCGGCAAGGCTGGCGCCAACGTACTGCGCAAGGTATTCGGTATCATCCTGCTGGCCATCGCCATTAAACTTTTTAAGACGAATTTATAA
- a CDS encoding nuclear transport factor 2 family protein, with product MNQEERKRQIIQNYIQAYNAFDVAGMIQDLHPNVIFENRAGGEVTFRTEGISAFRKQAEQAKTYFTERKQQLESIDFRGDVVEASINYCGVLAADLPNGMKAGDELTLQGKSIFYFKDGKIIKLQDIS from the coding sequence ATGAATCAGGAAGAGCGCAAACGGCAAATAATACAGAACTACATCCAAGCCTACAATGCTTTTGATGTAGCGGGCATGATCCAGGATTTGCATCCCAACGTCATCTTCGAGAATAGAGCAGGCGGTGAGGTGACTTTTAGAACGGAAGGAATCAGTGCCTTCAGAAAGCAGGCAGAGCAGGCCAAAACTTACTTCACAGAAAGGAAGCAGCAACTGGAAAGTATAGACTTTCGTGGCGATGTTGTTGAAGCAAGTATAAATTACTGTGGCGTGTTGGCAGCAGACCTTCCCAACGGCATGAAAGCAGGCGATGAACTAACCTTGCAGGGCAAATCAATTTTCTATTTTAAGGATGGCAAGATCATTAAACTGCAGGACATCAGCTAA
- a CDS encoding tRNA1(Val) (adenine(37)-N6)-methyltransferase, giving the protein MRNSYFQFKQFRVEQDKCAMKVCTDSCVFGAFVEVAEAKCILDIGAGTGLLSLMVAQRSNARIEAVEINPEAQQQAKQNFAASPWAERLHLHPVSLQEFSKEEQPKYDVILSNPPFFLSSLKSPDAAHNTARHTGELLFEDIVIFTRERLSESGNLYLLLPPAEAVYFAKLAQASGLYLSDTLQIHTYHGGKCIRHIQTYTFKVPASPTIQDFFIREEDKVTYTHDFVKLLREYYLAF; this is encoded by the coding sequence GTGCGCAATTCATACTTCCAGTTTAAGCAGTTCCGGGTAGAGCAGGACAAGTGCGCCATGAAAGTGTGCACAGACTCGTGCGTGTTTGGGGCTTTTGTGGAAGTGGCTGAAGCGAAGTGCATACTGGACATTGGCGCGGGTACGGGTTTGCTCTCGTTGATGGTGGCGCAGCGGAGTAACGCACGTATAGAGGCTGTGGAGATTAACCCCGAGGCGCAGCAACAGGCGAAGCAGAATTTTGCCGCCAGCCCCTGGGCAGAACGGCTGCACCTGCACCCGGTTTCCCTACAGGAATTCAGCAAAGAGGAGCAGCCGAAGTATGACGTCATCCTGTCGAACCCACCCTTCTTCCTGTCCTCCCTTAAGTCGCCGGACGCAGCCCATAATACCGCCCGCCATACCGGAGAACTGCTTTTTGAGGACATCGTAATCTTTACCCGCGAACGTCTTTCAGAAAGCGGGAACTTATACTTGCTGCTGCCTCCAGCCGAGGCTGTTTATTTTGCCAAATTGGCCCAAGCCTCGGGTTTATACTTGTCTGATACACTGCAAATTCACACCTACCACGGCGGCAAATGCATCCGTCATATCCAAACTTATACTTTCAAGGTTCCCGCCTCTCCCACTATTCAGGATTTCTTTATTCGGGAGGAGGATAAGGTGACGTACACACACGATTTTGTAAAACTGCTGCGGGAATACTATCTGGCCTTTTGA
- the lgt gene encoding prolipoprotein diacylglyceryl transferase: MSILNYITWNVDPEIFSIGPLSIRWYGLLFALGFVIGQRILTKIYVAEGRTEGDVDVITIYMIIGTVVGARLGHTLFYSPEYYLSNPIEILKIWEGGLASHGATIGILFALWLFSRNQKFDYLWVLDRIVIVVALGGALIRLGNLMNSEIIGHPTTVPWAFEFVRLGENPVVPRHPTQLYESLSVFLLFVVLYWLWSKYKGALPKGLLFGIFVTALFSFRFLVEFLKEDQVAKEATMTLNLGQWLSIPLIIIGIAILVWVWLRPTQALPGGRLPESSNA; this comes from the coding sequence ATGAGCATTTTGAACTACATTACCTGGAACGTTGATCCGGAGATTTTCAGCATCGGCCCGTTGAGCATCCGTTGGTACGGCCTGCTTTTCGCGCTGGGCTTTGTGATTGGCCAGCGCATCCTGACGAAAATATACGTGGCCGAGGGTCGCACTGAAGGCGACGTGGACGTGATTACCATTTACATGATCATCGGTACGGTGGTGGGAGCGCGTTTGGGCCACACACTGTTCTACTCTCCGGAGTACTATCTAAGCAACCCCATCGAGATACTGAAAATCTGGGAGGGCGGGCTGGCCAGCCACGGTGCCACCATTGGTATACTTTTCGCGCTTTGGCTGTTTAGCCGCAACCAGAAGTTTGATTACCTGTGGGTGCTGGACCGCATTGTAATTGTAGTGGCACTGGGCGGTGCCTTAATCCGTTTGGGCAACCTGATGAATTCGGAGATTATCGGTCACCCAACTACCGTGCCCTGGGCGTTTGAGTTTGTGCGCCTGGGCGAGAACCCCGTGGTGCCGCGCCACCCCACACAGCTGTACGAGTCGCTAAGTGTGTTCCTGCTGTTTGTGGTGCTGTACTGGCTTTGGAGCAAGTACAAGGGAGCACTGCCCAAGGGCTTGCTCTTCGGCATTTTTGTAACAGCGCTGTTCTCGTTCCGTTTCCTGGTGGAGTTCCTCAAAGAAGACCAGGTAGCAAAGGAGGCAACCATGACGCTGAACCTGGGCCAATGGCTAAGTATCCCGCTGATCATCATTGGCATTGCCATACTTGTTTGGGTATGGCTGCGGCCTACGCAAGCCCTTCCTGGAGGCAGGCTTCCTGAAAGCAGCAACGCGTAG
- the rnhA gene encoding ribonuclease HI translates to MIELYTDGSSRGNPGPGGYGTILRWKQHEKELSEGFRKTTNNRMELLAVIKGLEAITKPGMPVTVYSDSKYVVDAVEKRWVFGWQKKGFKGKANGDLWARFLRIYAKHNVRFVWIRGHAGHPENERCDQLAVASAMSSNLLIDEGFESGMYNGAGV, encoded by the coding sequence ATGATCGAACTATACACAGACGGTTCTTCACGCGGCAACCCTGGTCCTGGCGGCTACGGCACCATTTTGCGCTGGAAACAGCACGAAAAGGAGCTGTCCGAAGGCTTTCGAAAAACCACCAACAACCGGATGGAATTGCTGGCCGTGATTAAGGGGCTGGAGGCCATCACCAAGCCCGGCATGCCCGTTACCGTTTACTCCGATTCCAAGTATGTGGTGGATGCCGTGGAGAAGCGTTGGGTATTTGGCTGGCAGAAGAAAGGCTTCAAAGGCAAAGCCAATGGCGACCTGTGGGCGCGCTTCCTCCGCATCTATGCCAAGCACAACGTGCGGTTTGTCTGGATACGCGGCCACGCCGGCCACCCTGAAAACGAGCGTTGCGACCAACTCGCCGTTGCCAGCGCCATGTCCTCTAACCTGCTCATCGACGAAGGCTTTGAATCGGGCATGTATAACGGGGCGGGAGTTTGA
- the rnc gene encoding ribonuclease III codes for MFGPIKPVRRIYHRLFNKDRALVRALAGIIGSTPDNIRLYKLSLTHTSFARQSAAGKHETNERMEFLGDAILGAVVAELLFRKFPYEDEGFLTEIRSRIVNRESLNLIAMKIGLNLLVKVDTTSNSMRHKSVNGNALEALVGAIYLDKGYNTTRDFILGKLIKPHIDLHNLVNTTANFKSKLIEWAQSQNLDIRFEIVKRKQQGNTTEFTSEVYIDDKPIATGVGLSKKKADQAAAEKGLTFLKIS; via the coding sequence GTGTTTGGACCCATTAAACCAGTTCGGCGCATTTACCATAGGTTATTCAATAAAGATAGAGCCTTAGTACGTGCACTTGCTGGCATTATTGGCAGCACACCTGATAACATCCGACTGTACAAACTCTCGCTCACCCATACTTCGTTTGCGCGCCAAAGCGCGGCAGGCAAGCATGAGACCAACGAGCGCATGGAGTTTTTAGGCGATGCCATACTTGGCGCCGTGGTGGCAGAGCTTTTGTTCAGGAAGTTTCCGTACGAAGACGAGGGTTTTCTGACAGAGATCCGCTCGCGCATCGTTAACCGCGAGTCGCTGAACCTGATTGCCATGAAAATTGGGTTGAACCTGCTGGTGAAGGTAGATACAACCAGTAACTCCATGCGTCACAAATCGGTAAACGGTAACGCACTAGAGGCGTTAGTGGGTGCCATTTACCTGGACAAGGGCTACAACACCACACGCGACTTTATACTTGGCAAGCTCATCAAACCGCACATCGACCTGCATAACCTGGTTAACACCACGGCCAACTTCAAGAGCAAGCTCATTGAGTGGGCGCAAAGCCAGAACCTTGACATCCGCTTTGAGATTGTGAAGCGGAAGCAGCAGGGAAACACCACCGAGTTTACCTCCGAGGTATACATCGACGACAAACCTATTGCCACAGGCGTAGGCCTCTCCAAGAAAAAAGCCGATCAGGCAGCCGCTGAAAAGGGGCTCACCTTCCTGAAGATCAGCTAA
- a CDS encoding SdpI family protein, whose translation MLLLHLLPGLLLFIAGIIFRTWPPKQINWLYGFRTHYSMRDQPNWDEANRYHPTLLIGIGMIATLAGGLSYLFVPPKLGILLVVALMLVLLMGSIVLTNEHLKRKYGKW comes from the coding sequence ATGCTCCTGCTGCACCTCCTCCCCGGCCTGCTCCTGTTTATCGCCGGCATCATCTTCCGGACATGGCCACCAAAACAAATTAACTGGCTATACGGCTTCCGCACGCACTACTCCATGCGCGACCAGCCAAACTGGGACGAGGCAAACCGCTACCACCCCACGCTGCTCATCGGCATTGGCATGATAGCCACACTTGCCGGAGGTCTTAGCTACCTTTTCGTTCCGCCAAAGCTTGGGATACTGCTGGTGGTGGCGCTGATGCTGGTGCTACTAATGGGCAGTATTGTGCTCACAAACGAGCACCTGAAGCGCAAGTATGGCAAGTGGTAA
- the cdd gene encoding cytidine deaminase produces the protein MASELNVQISVAVLEPQELTAQEQQAMQLAQEAANDAYAPYSNFLVGAALVLEDGTIFEGSNQENAAYPSGLCAERTALFALSAHHPKAKIKLLAVTARRRHEQHHLPAMPCGACRQVMSEYEFKQKEPIPVLLQAADGKFYRFRNVSDLLPFQFTPEHL, from the coding sequence ATGGCAAGTGAACTGAACGTACAAATAAGTGTAGCGGTGTTGGAGCCGCAGGAACTGACGGCACAGGAGCAGCAGGCCATGCAACTGGCCCAGGAGGCCGCCAACGATGCCTATGCACCCTACTCAAACTTTTTGGTGGGCGCTGCCCTGGTGCTGGAAGACGGCACCATCTTTGAAGGCAGCAACCAGGAAAACGCCGCTTATCCCTCCGGTCTCTGCGCCGAGCGCACCGCCCTTTTTGCCCTAAGCGCTCATCATCCCAAGGCTAAAATAAAGCTTTTGGCCGTAACCGCACGCCGCCGCCACGAGCAGCACCATTTGCCCGCCATGCCTTGCGGCGCCTGTCGGCAGGTAATGTCGGAGTATGAGTTTAAGCAAAAGGAGCCGATCCCCGTGCTGCTGCAGGCTGCCGATGGAAAGTTCTACCGCTTCAGAAATGTGTCTGACTTACTGCCTTTCCAGTTTACTCCAGAACACCTTTAA
- the fabF gene encoding beta-ketoacyl-ACP synthase II, with translation MELKRVVVTGLGALTPIGNTVSEYWNGLINGVSGAAPITRFDASKFKTQFACEIKGYDPEKYFDRKEARKMDLFTQFALVVAEEAVQDAKLMEGNIDPDRIGVIWGSGIGGLRTFQEECVNFANGDGTPRFNPFFIPKMIADISAGHISIKYGFRGPNFVTVSACASATNALIDSFNYIRLGMADVIVSGGSEAAVTEAGIGGFNAMKALSERNDSPETASRPFDAGRDGFVLGEGAGALILEEYEHAKARGAKIYAEIIGGGMSADAHHITAPHPEGLGALNVMKNVLRDAGIKPEEVDYINVHGTSTPLGDISETKAIKTVFGDQAYKLNISSTKSMTGHLLGAAGAIEAIASILAVQHNVVPPTINHFTDDENIDNRLNFTFNKAQEREVKVALSNTFGFGGHNTSVIFRQYKD, from the coding sequence ATGGAGCTTAAGAGAGTCGTAGTTACTGGGTTAGGCGCACTCACGCCAATTGGTAATACTGTTTCAGAGTACTGGAACGGCCTGATCAATGGCGTGAGTGGCGCTGCGCCCATTACACGTTTCGACGCAAGTAAGTTTAAAACGCAGTTCGCCTGCGAAATTAAAGGATACGATCCGGAGAAATACTTTGATCGTAAGGAAGCCCGCAAAATGGACTTGTTTACGCAGTTTGCACTTGTGGTGGCCGAGGAGGCCGTGCAGGATGCTAAACTGATGGAGGGGAACATTGACCCTGACCGTATCGGGGTAATCTGGGGCTCTGGAATTGGCGGCCTGCGCACGTTTCAGGAAGAGTGCGTGAACTTTGCCAACGGCGACGGAACACCACGCTTCAACCCGTTTTTCATACCGAAGATGATCGCCGACATCAGTGCCGGCCACATCTCCATCAAGTATGGCTTCCGTGGGCCAAACTTCGTTACTGTTTCTGCCTGCGCCTCGGCAACAAACGCCCTGATCGACTCCTTCAACTACATCCGTTTGGGTATGGCTGATGTGATCGTGAGTGGTGGCTCAGAGGCCGCTGTAACAGAGGCTGGTATCGGTGGTTTTAATGCCATGAAAGCTCTTTCTGAGCGAAACGACTCTCCGGAAACCGCTTCCCGTCCGTTTGATGCAGGTCGTGATGGCTTTGTATTAGGCGAGGGTGCCGGTGCCTTAATTCTGGAGGAGTACGAGCACGCCAAAGCGCGCGGCGCTAAAATTTACGCCGAGATCATCGGTGGCGGCATGTCTGCTGACGCACACCATATCACCGCTCCGCATCCGGAAGGATTGGGTGCTCTGAACGTGATGAAGAACGTGCTGCGTGATGCAGGCATCAAGCCCGAGGAGGTAGATTACATCAACGTACACGGAACCTCCACACCGCTTGGCGATATCAGTGAAACCAAGGCCATCAAAACTGTTTTTGGTGACCAGGCTTACAAGCTGAACATCAGCTCCACCAAATCCATGACAGGCCACCTGCTGGGTGCCGCCGGTGCCATCGAGGCCATTGCCTCTATCCTGGCCGTGCAGCACAACGTGGTGCCACCCACCATCAACCACTTCACCGACGATGAAAACATCGACAACCGCCTGAACTTCACGTTCAACAAGGCGCAGGAGCGGGAAGTTAAAGTTGCACTAAGCAACACCTTCGGTTTTGGGGGCCACAACACCTCCGTTATTTTCCGTCAATACAAGGACTAA